In Arthrobacter sp. UKPF54-2, the following are encoded in one genomic region:
- a CDS encoding DUF1524 domain-containing protein codes for MKSNRRLNGKPDSYYAMKPRNPKISTFIVGALALGAIALGAGSSGIGGAMVLLAILAAITGLYVLVTGRRSWARLPGGRKVGGIVLAGALVLFIVGGISLPPRSAESIAAQAASENAKRAAEEASRAAAAPSEAPSAVPSPTPSPANTGKPLDPETVTGLAKGVSYKAPKSQPAYATKAIDLLGRLSIQDTVSARVQDAPAMFGAAWADTDGNGCDTRNDVLKRDLSDVVFTDGKHCKVERGTLADPYTATTIHFQRGPETSSAVQIDHVVALGDALLKGAQKLTEAQRIAFANDPLNLRATDGPTNIQKGESDAATWLPPNKSYRCEYVARQISVKATYDLWVTRAEHDAMAGVLADCASQLVPTNEKETVVVAVAEPKEEQSAAAVVAVPEPAAPAPYVPPAPVYVAPAPAPYVPPAPVATYYASCADVKNAGAAPLYAGQPGYSFKLDRDRDGIACEK; via the coding sequence ATGAAGAGCAACCGACGCCTGAATGGCAAGCCGGATTCGTACTACGCGATGAAGCCGCGGAACCCTAAAATCTCAACATTCATTGTCGGAGCTCTGGCGTTGGGTGCCATCGCGCTAGGCGCGGGCAGCAGCGGAATCGGCGGCGCCATGGTCTTGCTCGCCATATTGGCTGCGATTACGGGTCTTTACGTTTTGGTCACAGGCCGCCGCTCGTGGGCAAGGTTGCCAGGCGGCCGGAAAGTCGGAGGCATCGTGCTCGCTGGCGCACTGGTGCTGTTCATTGTCGGCGGAATTTCATTGCCTCCCCGATCGGCGGAAAGCATTGCCGCCCAGGCGGCGTCGGAGAACGCGAAGCGGGCAGCAGAAGAAGCATCCCGCGCCGCGGCCGCCCCCTCCGAGGCTCCCTCTGCCGTTCCTTCGCCGACCCCGTCGCCGGCAAACACCGGCAAACCACTTGACCCAGAGACGGTCACGGGACTCGCCAAGGGCGTTAGTTATAAGGCGCCGAAGAGCCAACCCGCCTACGCAACGAAGGCAATCGATCTGCTCGGCCGGCTCTCGATTCAGGACACGGTTTCAGCGAGAGTCCAAGATGCCCCTGCTATGTTCGGTGCGGCCTGGGCAGACACTGATGGGAATGGTTGCGACACCCGGAACGACGTCCTCAAAAGAGACCTGTCGGACGTCGTCTTCACAGACGGAAAACACTGCAAGGTCGAACGCGGCACCCTTGCTGACCCTTATACGGCGACAACTATCCACTTTCAAAGGGGACCCGAAACCAGCAGCGCGGTTCAGATCGACCACGTAGTCGCGCTGGGCGACGCTTTGTTGAAAGGTGCCCAGAAACTCACAGAAGCGCAGCGCATAGCTTTTGCCAATGATCCTTTGAATCTTCGGGCCACGGACGGACCGACCAATATCCAAAAGGGCGAAAGCGACGCTGCGACATGGCTGCCACCGAACAAGAGCTACCGCTGCGAGTACGTCGCGCGCCAGATCTCCGTCAAAGCGACTTACGACCTCTGGGTGACGCGGGCCGAACACGATGCCATGGCTGGCGTCCTCGCAGATTGTGCAAGCCAACTCGTGCCGACGAATGAGAAGGAAACTGTAGTCGTCGCGGTGGCCGAGCCGAAAGAGGAGCAGTCTGCCGCCGCAGTAGTCGCCGTGCCTGAGCCCGCGGCGCCAGCGCCCTACGTTCCACCGGCACCGGTCTACGTTGCGCCCGCCCCTGCGCCTTACGTGCCGCCGGCGCCGGTTGCCACGTATTACGCCAGCTGCGCGGATGTGAAGAATGCTGGTGCGGCTCCGCTGTATGCCGGGCAGCCCGGCTACAGCTTCAAACTGGACCGCGATCGCGACGGCATCGCCTGCGAAAAGTAG